One genomic window of Mucilaginibacter sp. SJ includes the following:
- the rplF gene encoding 50S ribosomal protein L6, whose protein sequence is MSRVGKAPIALPQGVTITVSADNVVTVKGPKGQLQQAIDSDITIAQEDGQLLVQRPSDQKRHKALHGLYRALLNNMVIGVTEGYKVTQELVGVGYRATNTGNTLDLVLGFSHHYVFELPQEIKVTTTADKGKNPTIILESIDKQLIGQVAAKIRSLRAPEPYKGKGIKFQGEILRRKAGKSASKK, encoded by the coding sequence ATGTCAAGAGTAGGAAAAGCACCGATAGCACTGCCACAGGGAGTAACCATTACAGTTTCAGCAGATAATGTTGTTACCGTAAAAGGCCCTAAAGGCCAGTTGCAACAGGCAATTGATAGCGATATCACTATTGCACAGGAAGACGGTCAGTTACTGGTTCAACGCCCGTCTGATCAAAAACGTCACAAAGCGTTACATGGTTTATACCGCGCGCTTTTAAATAACATGGTAATTGGTGTAACTGAAGGTTACAAAGTAACCCAGGAATTAGTGGGTGTAGGTTACCGTGCCACCAATACCGGTAATACATTAGATTTAGTGTTGGGTTTCTCTCACCACTATGTATTTGAATTACCTCAAGAAATTAAAGTTACAACCACTGCTGATAAGGGTAAAAACCCAACCATCATCCTTGAATCAATTGACAAACAGTTAATTGGCCAGGTAGCAGCTAAAATCCGTTCATTACGTGCACCAGAGCCTTACAAAGGTAAAGGTATCAAGTTCCAGGGCGAGATTTTGAGAAGAAAAGCAGGTAAATCAGCATCTAAAAAATAA
- the rpsH gene encoding 30S ribosomal protein S8, producing the protein MNTDPIADYLTRVRNAIKANHRVVEIPASNLKKEITKVLFDKGYIANYKFEDNGPQGTIKVALKYHPITKISAIRSISRISKPGLRKYAGMENMPRVLNGLGIAILSTSKGVMSDKEARQQNVGGEVLCYVY; encoded by the coding sequence ATGAATACAGATCCAATCGCAGATTATCTTACAAGAGTAAGGAATGCTATTAAAGCCAACCACCGGGTTGTTGAAATTCCTGCATCAAATCTGAAGAAGGAAATCACTAAGGTGCTTTTCGACAAAGGTTACATTGCAAATTATAAGTTTGAGGATAATGGTCCTCAGGGCACTATCAAAGTTGCTTTGAAATACCACCCGATAACTAAAATTTCTGCTATCCGCAGCATTTCGCGCATCAGCAAACCAGGTTTGAGGAAATACGCAGGTATGGAAAACATGCCACGTGTATTAAATGGTTTAGGTATCGCCATCCTGTCAACTTCTAAAGGCGTTATGTCTGATAAAGAAGCACGTCAGCAAAATGTTGGTGGTGAGGTTTTATGCTACGTTTATTAA
- the rpsN gene encoding 30S ribosomal protein S14 encodes MAKEGVKAREVKRAKLVAKYAEKRAALKEAGDYAALDKLPKASSPVKLHNRCKLTGRPRGYMRQFGISRVTFREMALEGKIPGVKKASW; translated from the coding sequence ATGGCTAAAGAAGGTGTAAAAGCACGTGAAGTAAAGCGCGCAAAATTAGTAGCTAAATACGCTGAAAAAAGAGCTGCTTTAAAAGAAGCTGGCGATTACGCTGCTTTAGATAAATTACCAAAAGCATCATCACCGGTAAAACTGCACAACCGTTGCAAATTAACCGGCCGCCCTCGTGGTTATATGCGTCAGTTTGGCATCTCACGTGTTACATTCCGTGAAATGGCTCTTGAAGGCAAGATCCCGGGAGTGAAAAAAGCAAGCTGGTAA
- the rplE gene encoding 50S ribosomal protein L5 yields MTYVPRLKSKYKDEIRTALKDKFQYKSVMQVPKLEKIAINQGVGGATTDKKLIENTITELTTITGQQAVSSKSKKDISNFKLRKNMPVGVRVTLRDNTMYEFLDRLIAVALPRIRDFKGINDKGFDGRGNYTLGITEQIIFPEINIDKINKIQGMDITFVTSATNDVEALELLKQFGLPFKNQNSNG; encoded by the coding sequence ATGACTTACGTACCAAGATTAAAATCAAAATACAAGGACGAAATCCGCACCGCGCTGAAAGATAAATTTCAGTACAAAAGCGTAATGCAGGTTCCTAAATTGGAGAAAATTGCCATTAACCAGGGTGTAGGTGGTGCAACTACCGACAAGAAATTGATCGAAAACACCATCACCGAGTTAACTACCATCACCGGTCAGCAGGCAGTATCTTCAAAATCTAAAAAAGATATCTCAAACTTTAAATTGCGTAAAAATATGCCGGTTGGCGTACGCGTTACCCTGCGTGACAACACAATGTACGAGTTTTTGGATCGTTTAATCGCTGTAGCCCTGCCACGTATCCGTGACTTCAAAGGCATCAACGATAAAGGTTTTGATGGCCGCGGCAACTATACATTAGGTATTACTGAGCAAATTATCTTCCCTGAGATAAATATTGACAAAATCAATAAAATCCAAGGTATGGATATTACCTTTGTAACCTCCGCAACAAACGATGTTGAAGCATTGGAGTTGTTGAAACAATTTGGTTTACCATTTAAAAATCAAAATAGCAATGGCTAA
- the rplX gene encoding 50S ribosomal protein L24, translating to MEKKVKLKIRKGDLVKVIAGDSKGSQGKIVEVLVDKNRAIVEGANMVSKHTKPNAANPNGGIVKQEAAIHISNLMLVDPKTGNTTRVGRQKNDAGKLVRVAKKSGEEIK from the coding sequence ATGGAAAAGAAAGTAAAATTAAAGATCCGTAAAGGCGACCTGGTTAAAGTTATCGCCGGCGATTCAAAAGGATCACAAGGCAAAATCGTTGAGGTTTTGGTAGATAAGAACAGGGCTATTGTTGAAGGTGCCAATATGGTATCAAAACATACTAAACCTAATGCTGCTAACCCTAACGGCGGAATTGTTAAACAAGAAGCTGCTATACATATTTCAAACCTAATGCTGGTTGATCCTAAAACAGGTAATACAACCCGTGTTGGCCGTCAAAAAAATGACGCCGGCAAATTAGTAAGGGTAGCAAAAAAATCAGGGGAGGAAATTAAGTAA
- the rplN gene encoding 50S ribosomal protein L14 → MVQQESRLTVADNSGAKEVLVIRVLGGTGKRYASIGDKIVVTVKSALPSGNVKKGTVSKAVVVRTKKEIRRKDGSYIRFDDNAAVLLNNQDEPRGTRIFGPVARELREKQFMKIVSLAPEVL, encoded by the coding sequence ATGGTACAACAGGAATCAAGATTAACAGTAGCCGACAATAGCGGCGCTAAAGAAGTTTTAGTGATCCGTGTATTGGGTGGTACCGGTAAAAGGTATGCATCAATCGGCGATAAAATTGTGGTTACCGTAAAAAGCGCTTTACCATCAGGTAACGTGAAAAAAGGTACCGTATCAAAAGCCGTAGTTGTGCGTACTAAAAAAGAGATCCGCAGAAAAGACGGTTCATATATCCGTTTCGACGATAACGCAGCTGTGTTGTTAAACAACCAGGACGAGCCAAGAGGTACACGTATCTTTGGCCCTGTTGCAAGGGAACTGCGCGAGAAACAATTTATGAAAATTGTATCATTAGCACCGGAGGTATTGTAA
- the rpsQ gene encoding 30S ribosomal protein S17: MERNLRKTRTGLVVSNKMEKSIVVAVERKVKHPIYGKFVKKTTKFKAHDENNTCGVGDTVLIMETRPLSKTKNWRLVEILERAK; encoded by the coding sequence ATGGAAAGAAATTTAAGAAAAACACGTACCGGCCTTGTAGTAAGCAATAAGATGGAAAAATCTATTGTTGTGGCCGTTGAGCGTAAGGTGAAACACCCTATCTATGGTAAATTCGTAAAGAAAACTACCAAATTCAAGGCTCATGATGAAAACAATACCTGTGGCGTAGGCGATACAGTATTGATCATGGAAACCCGCCCGCTGAGCAAAACCAAAAACTGGCGATTAGTTGAAATTTTAGAAAGGGCTAAATAA
- the rpmC gene encoding 50S ribosomal protein L29, with product MKNSEILGLSTEEIVAKISEERATLTKLKFAHAVSAIENPSRITKVRKGIAQLNTELTKRKAAAASEKN from the coding sequence ATGAAGAACTCAGAAATTTTGGGCCTATCAACTGAAGAGATTGTTGCTAAGATCAGCGAGGAAAGGGCTACCCTAACCAAATTGAAATTTGCTCATGCAGTTTCAGCTATTGAGAACCCGTCCCGTATAACCAAAGTACGCAAAGGAATTGCTCAGTTAAATACTGAATTAACAAAACGTAAAGCGGCGGCCGCTTCTGAAAAGAATTAA
- the rplP gene encoding 50S ribosomal protein L16, translating into MLQPKRTKFRKMQKGRMKGLATRGAELSFGSFGVKSLEAAWITSRQIEAARIAVTRFMKREGQVWIRIFPDKPVTKKPAEVRMGKGKGAPEYWVAVVRPGRIIFEAEGVPLEVAKEALRLAAQKLPVQTKFIVRRDYVEA; encoded by the coding sequence ATGCTACAGCCAAAAAGAACGAAGTTCAGAAAGATGCAAAAAGGCAGGATGAAAGGTTTAGCCACCCGTGGTGCTGAACTTTCATTCGGATCTTTTGGTGTTAAATCACTCGAAGCGGCATGGATCACCAGCCGTCAGATCGAGGCTGCACGTATCGCTGTAACACGTTTTATGAAACGTGAAGGACAGGTTTGGATCAGGATATTCCCTGACAAACCTGTAACCAAGAAACCTGCAGAGGTACGTATGGGTAAAGGTAAAGGTGCTCCTGAATACTGGGTTGCGGTAGTACGCCCCGGAAGGATCATTTTTGAAGCCGAAGGTGTGCCTTTGGAAGTTGCTAAAGAGGCTTTACGCCTTGCAGCACAGAAATTACCGGTGCAAACTAAATTTATTGTACGTAGGGATTACGTAGAAGCATAA
- the rpsC gene encoding 30S ribosomal protein S3, producing MGQKAHPIGNRLGIIRGWDSNWFGGNNYSDKLVEDEKIRKYLSARIAKGGVSKVVIERTLKRITVTIHTARPGIVIGKGGQEVDKIKEELKKLTKKEVQINIFEIKRPELDAQLVAEGIAKQLEARISFRRAMKTTIAATMRMGAEGIKVMTSGRLGGAEMARSEQYKEGRIPLHTFRADIDYALAEALTTYGKIGVKVWICKGEVYGKRDLSPNIGGTSSASGKGGRPEGGAPGFGGRGNERGGERGGERRGDRKPGGDRRGGGNRPGGQGGNRPGGQGGNRPGGPGKR from the coding sequence ATGGGACAGAAAGCACATCCAATAGGTAACAGGTTAGGAATCATCAGAGGTTGGGATTCTAACTGGTTCGGTGGCAACAACTACTCCGATAAATTAGTTGAAGACGAAAAAATCCGCAAATACCTTTCAGCTCGTATTGCTAAAGGTGGTGTATCTAAAGTAGTTATCGAGCGTACTTTAAAACGCATTACCGTAACTATCCACACTGCCCGTCCGGGTATTGTGATCGGTAAAGGCGGTCAGGAAGTTGACAAGATCAAAGAAGAGTTGAAAAAACTTACCAAGAAAGAAGTTCAGATCAACATTTTCGAGATCAAACGTCCTGAGCTTGATGCACAATTAGTAGCAGAAGGCATTGCAAAACAATTAGAAGCACGTATCTCTTTCCGTCGTGCCATGAAAACCACAATCGCTGCAACCATGCGTATGGGTGCCGAAGGTATCAAGGTAATGACTTCAGGCCGTTTAGGCGGCGCTGAGATGGCACGTAGCGAGCAATATAAAGAAGGCAGGATTCCTTTGCACACTTTCCGTGCTGACATTGACTACGCATTAGCAGAAGCATTAACTACCTATGGTAAAATAGGTGTTAAAGTTTGGATCTGCAAAGGCGAGGTTTATGGCAAACGCGATCTTTCTCCAAACATTGGCGGTACCAGCAGCGCAAGCGGCAAAGGTGGCAGGCCAGAGGGCGGTGCACCAGGCTTTGGTGGCCGTGGTAACGAAAGAGGCGGCGAGCGCGGCGGTGAGCGTCGTGGCGACAGGAAACCAGGTGGCGATCGTCGTGGCGGTGGTAACCGTCCGGGCGGACAAGGTGGAAACCGTCCGGGTGGACAAGGTGGAAACCGTCCGGGTGGCCCAGGTAAGAGATAA
- the rplV gene encoding 50S ribosomal protein L22, with amino-acid sequence MEATTKIKKSVLIRQQKEAAKALVGGASVAKLQDCPTSPRKMRLVVDLIRGENVEKALYILKFTNKEAAIRVEKLLLSAIKNWEAKNEGKRVEDSNLFVKEVSVGGGRQLKRLRPAPQGRGYRIRKRSNHVTLVVDSKNDNN; translated from the coding sequence ATGGAAGCAACAACAAAAATTAAAAAGTCTGTACTGATCAGGCAACAAAAAGAAGCTGCGAAAGCTCTTGTAGGCGGCGCTTCTGTTGCTAAGTTACAGGACTGCCCAACTTCACCACGCAAAATGCGTTTGGTGGTTGACTTGATCCGCGGTGAAAACGTTGAGAAAGCGTTATACATATTAAAATTTACTAACAAAGAAGCTGCTATTCGTGTAGAGAAACTTTTGTTATCAGCTATCAAAAACTGGGAAGCAAAAAACGAAGGCAAACGTGTTGAAGACAGCAACCTTTTTGTTAAGGAAGTATCTGTAGGCGGTGGCCGTCAGTTAAAAAGGTTACGCCCTGCTCCGCAAGGAAGGGGATACCGTATCCGCAAACGCTCAAACCACGTAACACTTGTTGTGGATAGTAAAAACGATAACAATTAA
- the rpsS gene encoding 30S ribosomal protein S19 codes for MARSIKKGPYIDHNLDKKVMVLNDANKKSVVKTWSRRSMISPDFVGHTFAVHNGNKFIPVYVTENMVGHKLGEFAPTRTFRGHAEKKK; via the coding sequence ATGGCTCGTTCAATAAAAAAAGGACCTTACATCGATCATAACTTAGATAAAAAAGTTATGGTGCTGAATGATGCAAATAAAAAATCAGTTGTAAAAACATGGTCACGTCGTTCCATGATCTCTCCTGATTTCGTTGGTCATACATTCGCAGTACACAACGGTAACAAGTTTATCCCTGTGTACGTAACAGAAAACATGGTTGGACACAAGCTGGGAGAGTTTGCCCCAACCCGTACATTCCGCGGACACGCAGAAAAGAAAAAATAA
- the rplB gene encoding 50S ribosomal protein L2, translating into MAVKRFKPVTPGTRFRVDVSNSDITTNVPEKSLVVASNKRSGGRNNSGKMTMRYLGGGHKQAYRLIDFKRNKFDIPAKVATIEYDPNRSARIALLHFADGEKRYMIAPEGLTVGTIVTAGETAAPEVGNTLPLKNIPLGSIIHNIELNPGQGGVIARSAGTYAQLSARDGKYAIIKLPSGETRMILSTCLATIGTVSNGERANAVLGKAGRKRWLGRRPRVRGVAMNPVDHPMGGGEGRASGGHPRSRKGLLAKGYKTRDKKKTSDRYIIERRKK; encoded by the coding sequence ATGGCAGTAAAGAGATTTAAACCGGTTACCCCGGGTACCCGCTTCAGAGTTGATGTATCTAATTCAGATATCACAACAAACGTTCCTGAAAAATCGTTGGTTGTAGCATCAAACAAAAGATCGGGCGGTCGTAACAACAGCGGTAAAATGACTATGCGCTACTTAGGTGGTGGTCATAAACAAGCATACAGGTTAATTGATTTTAAACGTAATAAGTTTGATATCCCGGCAAAAGTTGCAACTATCGAGTACGATCCTAACCGTTCGGCACGTATAGCCCTGCTACACTTTGCCGATGGCGAGAAAAGGTACATGATTGCTCCGGAAGGCTTAACAGTTGGTACAATAGTAACAGCAGGCGAAACAGCAGCTCCCGAAGTAGGTAATACCTTACCATTAAAGAATATCCCTCTTGGTTCGATCATTCACAACATTGAGTTAAACCCTGGCCAGGGTGGTGTAATTGCCCGCAGCGCCGGTACTTACGCTCAGTTATCAGCACGTGACGGCAAATATGCTATCATCAAATTGCCTTCAGGCGAAACCCGCATGATCCTGTCAACTTGTTTGGCAACTATCGGTACCGTTTCAAATGGCGAAAGAGCAAACGCTGTGTTAGGTAAAGCCGGCCGCAAACGCTGGTTAGGCCGCAGGCCAAGGGTACGTGGTGTAGCTATGAACCCGGTAGATCACCCTATGGGTGGTGGTGAAGGCCGTGCCTCAGGTGGTCACCCACGTTCACGTAAAGGTTTATTGGCTAAAGGCTACAAAACCCGTGACAAGAAGAAAACATCGGATCGTTACATCATTGAAAGAAGGAAGAAATAA
- the rplW gene encoding 50S ribosomal protein L23, translating to MEILKQPLLTEKVTQLTDKLNRYAFKVDHRANKIQIKSAIEAMYGVNVTAVNTMKYVGKLKTRNTKAGAVQGRSATYKKAIITLKDGEVIDFYSNI from the coding sequence ATGGAAATTTTAAAACAACCCCTACTTACTGAAAAAGTTACTCAGTTAACTGACAAGCTTAACCGTTATGCTTTCAAAGTTGATCACAGGGCTAACAAAATTCAGATCAAGAGTGCCATTGAGGCAATGTACGGTGTAAACGTTACGGCGGTAAACACCATGAAATACGTCGGCAAACTTAAAACTCGCAATACTAAGGCAGGCGCCGTTCAGGGCCGTTCAGCTACTTACAAAAAAGCGATCATTACGTTAAAGGACGGAGAAGTAATTGATTTTTACAGCAATATATAA
- the rplD gene encoding 50S ribosomal protein L4 — MEVNVLNVSGKETGAKVQLPESIFGIEPNDHAIYLDVKQYLANQRQGTHKSKQRNEIAGSTRKLYKQKGTGGARAGGIKSPLFNGGGRVFGPQPRDYSFKLNKKLKSLARNSALSYKAKDNNILVLEDFNFDSIKTKNYIKLEADLNVTNDKTLLVVAGAENNNVYLSSRNLKKSKVISVEQLNTYDVLNAGKLLLTTGAVKTLEEALAK; from the coding sequence ATGGAAGTTAACGTATTAAACGTATCAGGTAAAGAAACAGGTGCCAAGGTGCAGCTTCCTGAGTCGATCTTCGGTATTGAGCCAAATGATCACGCTATCTATCTTGACGTTAAGCAATATCTTGCTAACCAACGTCAGGGTACACACAAATCAAAACAGCGTAATGAGATTGCAGGTTCAACCCGCAAGCTATATAAGCAAAAAGGTACAGGCGGTGCCCGTGCTGGTGGTATTAAATCACCATTATTTAACGGTGGTGGCCGTGTATTCGGTCCGCAACCACGCGATTACAGCTTCAAATTAAACAAAAAGCTTAAATCACTGGCCCGTAACTCTGCTTTATCATACAAAGCAAAGGATAACAACATTTTAGTGTTAGAAGACTTTAATTTTGATAGCATCAAAACTAAAAACTACATTAAATTGGAGGCCGATTTGAATGTTACTAATGATAAAACATTATTAGTAGTAGCAGGCGCTGAAAATAACAACGTTTATTTATCAAGCAGGAACCTGAAGAAAAGCAAAGTAATTTCAGTTGAGCAGCTTAACACTTATGATGTGTTAAACGCAGGCAAGCTGTTGTTAACTACAGGTGCTGTTAAAACTTTGGAGGAAGCATTAGCTAAGTAA
- the rplC gene encoding 50S ribosomal protein L3: MSGIIGKKVGMTSIFDETGKNIPCTVIEAGPCVVTQVKSVDTDGYAAVQLAYGDKKEKNTSAPLKGHFQKAGSAPKRKLVEFKTFEDQKALGDTVTVDIFAAGDFVDVVGTSKGKGFQGVVKRHGFGGVGMQTHGQHNRLRAPGSLGASSWPSRVFKGMRMAGQTGNARVKIQNLEVVKVFAEQNLLVVKGSIPGAKGSFVIVDK; the protein is encoded by the coding sequence ATGTCAGGAATTATTGGTAAAAAAGTAGGAATGACCAGCATTTTCGACGAAACAGGGAAAAACATTCCCTGCACAGTAATCGAAGCTGGCCCTTGCGTGGTAACACAAGTTAAGTCTGTGGATACAGACGGATACGCTGCTGTTCAGTTAGCGTATGGCGACAAAAAGGAAAAAAACACTTCTGCCCCTCTAAAAGGACACTTCCAGAAAGCCGGTAGCGCTCCAAAGCGTAAACTGGTTGAATTCAAAACTTTCGAAGATCAAAAAGCATTAGGCGACACCGTTACTGTCGACATTTTTGCTGCGGGAGATTTTGTTGACGTGGTAGGTACCTCAAAAGGTAAGGGTTTTCAGGGTGTGGTAAAACGTCATGGTTTTGGCGGCGTGGGTATGCAAACTCACGGTCAGCACAACCGTTTACGTGCGCCAGGTTCTTTGGGTGCGTCATCATGGCCATCACGTGTATTTAAAGGTATGCGCATGGCAGGTCAAACCGGAAACGCCCGTGTTAAAATACAAAACCTTGAAGTAGTTAAGGTTTTCGCGGAGCAGAATCTGTTAGTAGTTAAAGGTTCCATCCCTGGAGCTAAGGGTTCATTTGTAATAGTGGATAAATAA
- a CDS encoding PIN domain-containing protein, with the protein MDASIMIPLSDEIIDQTIQFKKAYKIKTPDAIIAATAKSLGLTLISRNVGDFKNVKGLMMIYPWAV; encoded by the coding sequence ATTGATGCCAGTATAATGATTCCATTATCGGATGAAATCATAGACCAAACTATTCAATTTAAAAAGGCATATAAGATAAAAACTCCCGACGCGATTATAGCTGCCACTGCCAAATCACTTGGACTTACCTTAATCTCACGTAATGTCGGTGATTTTAAAAACGTAAAAGGGCTAATGATGATTTACCCATGGGCTGTTTAA
- a CDS encoding SRPBCC family protein, translating to MTTTDFTTTLLVNQSPEEVFDALKNVRGWWSGLHSEIFEGESEKLGDEFSFFAGDGAHYTKQKLVELVPNKKIAWLVTDSKLTFAQNQTEWTGTKLCFEIFAEGDATKIVFTHVGLVPGFECYHACAPAWTQYIQERLLNWINTATASKTMSTAQ from the coding sequence ATGACAACTACAGATTTCACAACAACCTTATTAGTAAACCAAAGCCCTGAAGAAGTTTTTGATGCGTTAAAAAATGTCCGGGGATGGTGGTCAGGCTTGCATTCGGAAATATTTGAAGGCGAGTCGGAAAAACTTGGCGACGAGTTTTCATTCTTTGCCGGCGACGGGGCGCACTACACCAAACAAAAACTTGTTGAATTGGTCCCCAACAAGAAAATAGCCTGGCTGGTTACCGATAGCAAGCTCACCTTTGCGCAAAACCAAACCGAATGGACCGGCACCAAACTTTGCTTTGAAATTTTTGCAGAGGGCGATGCTACAAAAATTGTGTTTACACATGTTGGCCTGGTACCAGGATTTGAATGTTATCACGCCTGCGCACCGGCATGGACACAATACATCCAGGAGCGGTTGCTAAACTGGATAAATACAGCCACGGCAAGCAAAACAATGTCAACGGCGCAGTAA
- a CDS encoding IPT/TIG domain-containing protein translates to MHNFYPVKAILNLVVISVFSILLISCSKSQPKPPINPELPVTITAFAPAKGLPNTVVTIIGTNFNTTIANNTVTFNGVAAKINSVTATQIVATVPATAATGKIELLSNGKKAASATGFTVRTGAMTDFASLGAINIDQIKFDGTGRMFGADGTNVYEIKPGVQEIYYTNTSVSNFTGFAADVQGNLYIPVAGTILKVSPGKNVFVLAGSATSTGLAEGAGAVAKLGSQSIDLPIDAAGNLYYLSSGGCVFKVTPAGVATIIAGGKTGEQGYVDGKGSAARFGVMTRGTADPTGNVYIVDADHFRIRKITPEGEVSTVIGNGAFGLTDDEGTNAQIFGPQSLVSDAEGNIFFSDADFENHLYRIRMLNKLGQVITLISGNTTNGIVNGALGTATTNRPLGLAFDSTGNLYIVNSGVHKISKVTFN, encoded by the coding sequence ATGCACAATTTTTATCCGGTAAAGGCAATTTTAAACCTCGTTGTTATATCCGTTTTTTCAATTTTGCTCATCTCCTGTTCAAAATCGCAACCCAAGCCACCCATTAATCCCGAATTGCCGGTTACCATAACAGCATTTGCCCCTGCAAAAGGCTTACCCAATACCGTTGTAACTATAATAGGAACAAACTTTAACACTACTATAGCTAACAACACGGTTACGTTTAACGGTGTTGCCGCCAAAATTAATTCGGTAACAGCAACTCAAATCGTAGCAACGGTACCTGCAACTGCAGCTACCGGTAAAATAGAATTACTTAGTAACGGAAAAAAGGCGGCGTCGGCTACAGGTTTTACTGTTAGAACAGGAGCAATGACTGATTTTGCATCTCTTGGAGCTATAAATATTGATCAAATTAAGTTTGATGGCACAGGACGTATGTTTGGTGCCGACGGTACTAACGTGTATGAAATAAAACCGGGTGTGCAAGAGATATATTACACTAATACTTCTGTGAGTAATTTCACCGGTTTCGCTGCCGACGTACAGGGCAATTTATACATACCAGTTGCAGGCACGATATTGAAAGTATCGCCCGGAAAAAATGTATTTGTTTTAGCTGGTAGTGCTACCAGTACAGGATTAGCAGAGGGTGCTGGAGCCGTTGCAAAATTAGGTTCTCAGTCAATTGATTTACCTATTGATGCGGCAGGAAATTTGTATTATCTAAGCAGTGGCGGTTGTGTGTTTAAGGTCACTCCCGCAGGAGTTGCTACAATTATTGCAGGTGGTAAAACCGGAGAGCAGGGATATGTTGACGGGAAAGGAAGTGCTGCGAGGTTTGGTGTTATGACCAGAGGAACTGCCGATCCAACAGGTAATGTTTATATAGTTGATGCCGATCATTTCCGAATCCGTAAAATTACTCCCGAGGGCGAAGTTAGTACTGTTATAGGTAATGGAGCATTTGGCCTTACCGATGACGAGGGAACAAATGCACAAATATTCGGTCCTCAATCATTGGTATCAGACGCAGAAGGTAATATATTTTTTAGCGATGCTGATTTTGAAAACCATCTCTACAGGATAAGGATGCTCAATAAATTAGGCCAGGTGATAACCCTTATTTCTGGTAATACAACAAATGGCATTGTTAACGGCGCTCTTGGAACAGCCACTACCAACCGTCCTTTGGGGCTTGCCTTTGATTCTACCGGAAATCTTTATATAGTAAACTCCGGGGTACACAAAATAAGCAAGGTCACCTTTAATTAG